A region of the Arachis hypogaea cultivar Tifrunner chromosome 15, arahy.Tifrunner.gnm2.J5K5, whole genome shotgun sequence genome:
CTAAGGACTTTTATTGAGTTTGATTCGTTTGTTTTGTTTAATTCACATGGCTTGCCACCATTCAATTCTCTCCGAGCATTAAGCATGagctctatgcaactctctgcaCTCAAAAGCTTAACACACTTGAGGTACTTAAATATTTGCAATAGTTTGATCATAACATTGCCTGAGTGTATTTCTATGCTGCGGAAATTGCAAGTTCTAAAACTGTATTCTTGCTTTTATCTCCGTTCCTTACCTAAACACTTGACATGCCTACAAGATCTTAGACATCTCTCCATTCAAAGGTGTCCGTCATTAGTATCAATGCCCTCGAAAATCGGTACACTGAAATGTCTCAAGACATTGAGTACTTTCATTGTGGATTCAAAAGCTGGGTCTAGCATAGCCGAGTTACGCGATCTTAATCTTGGAGGCAAGCTACATATCAAAGGACTTGAGAATGTCCTCAGTGAAAGTGATGCTAGGGCTGCTAATTTGATTAGTAAGAAGAACCTGAATCGTTTATACTTGTCCTGGGGCAATAATAATGCAGATTCAGAAAAGGTGCTTAATGGCCTTGAGCCTCATTCAAATCTCAAAAGTTTTGGGATGAAGGGTTATGGAGGAACACAATTGGCCCCTTGGTTGAGAAATACCTCACTTCTCTCAAGCTTAGTCAGTGTTACATTTCACCATTGCAAAAGTTGTAAGCAACTTCCTCCCCTTGGTAAGTTACCTCATTTAACTTATCTTTCTATATGTGGAATGGAAGGTGTGGAACACATCAATGATGACTCGTATGAAGGCTTTGAGGAGAAGGCTTTCAAGTCCTTAAAGAAACTAATGCTACATGGGTTGCCAAACTTTATCTCTATGTTGAAAGATGAAGGAGCAGAGATGCTGCCTAATCTTCTAGAAGTTAGTATTTCATCTGTTCCCAAATTTAAATTGCCATGCCTTCCATCTGTCAAGAATCTTGAAATTCAAGACATGGCTTCCTTCCCAGTAGAAATTGTGCATAATTTGGATCATGTTGAGACACTATGCGTTGAATACTTCCCTAAACTCAAGGCATTACCGGATGTATTGTGCAGCCTCAGCTTGTTACAAACTTTAGAAATCGGATATTGCGATGAGCTTGAGTTTTTCTCAGAAAATGTTCTGCAAGGTCTGAACTCACTTCGAGCTTTGAGCATTCATCGCTACAAGAAGTTGAAGTCTTTATCCGAAGGTGTGAGACACCTAACTTATCTCCAGTGCCTTGACATCGCATACTGTCCAGAGCTGGTGGCTGTACCAAGCAGCGTGAATGTGCTAACTACCCTCCACCACGTTACAATCATCGGCGGGGACCATAATCGAGTTCTTCCAAAAGGCTTGCAGGGTATCCCTTCCCTACAAACTTTGAGTCTATATAATGTAGATTCATTGCCAGAATGGTTAGGAGACATGACTTCTCTTCAAGAATTACGCATCAGTTACTGCCCTGAGTTGAAATCATTGCCAAGTAGCTTTGGACAATTAACAAACTTGCACAAGTTATTAATTGAGAAAAGTCCAATGTTGGAGAAGCGATGCAAAAGGATAACAGGGGAAGATTGGCAACATATAGCTCACATCTCAGAACTCAAATTGGTTTCAGGACACAGAAGGACATTTTGTGGTAAGTTGATCAATGTTTTCTTTGTAATTTTCCTTAGCTTTGGGTTAAAATGAGATGAAAATTTTCGTGAACGAGTTCGATAAGTAAATTTACACTCTACTTTTAATTACTACTTAGGGTGTGTTTGGGGTTCACGTTGGAGAATAAAAAAGCCGTTTGAGTGTCTTGAACATCTCATTGTTATGTTTGGCAACTTTTTGGAATTCCTAACCCAGAAGTACTTTCACCTCTGAACGTATGTTGACGTGAAGCTAAAAATTCAAACTTCTGCGTTCACGTTGGGAAAGTTAATTATCGTTGGAGGAATTAGATAAGAAATTTATTCCATATCTACCAACTGTACCCTTTATTTTTTTCTGTAAAAAAGGATGCACATAACCACATAATTTCACACTTTCTGTATGTTCTTCTCTGTATGTTCTTGgttacaaattttttttctagatttATTTTCATCACTGCCAaggtaaatattttaatttttttttattattttttgttctttctttcatattttgatttttatgttttttattgtattttttatttatatgataaatattttttatatcattttttttatgttattttttaattttctattgttatatttttattgtatttttttatttatatgacaactattattgatataaatttttatttttattaatttttatgatatttttattattttttgtttatataaattatttttttctattctttattgtactatatttatgttgtgcataaaattttttatttttttatttaatttttttatatgaattttatttactttttattataatttttttgttcatataatatatgttgttggttatgattattatatactatgtttgtatgaatttttcttttgtctttgttttttatttttattgtactctttattgtattttatttttgtttttattatatactaattataagtaacaaaagagttataaataataaaaatttatagtccaaAATGACACTAGATTAAAGAGTACTAACgacactaaaataaattataaaatatttttttggtttaatattataaaatgtatagtactcccttttatatttttatttcttattgttttttagttcatatgaattttttttattatttaccgttctttatatttaatatgtaaagtgtcgtttttattttttattcgacgatgtaaaatttataattataattctcatatattatattttattgtaacttttttataatatagattaatTGATCCCATtaaaaaagacaaattaaataaaaaattattcataagtattaataaaattatgaatgttggATGCCAAAAAAGTTCTATattgtcaatttttatatgttactttaatttagtaagtaaatattaacattattataaaatgaattaaaaaaatttattcaaatatctaaagtaaaataatagaataatattcgaaattattttaattaatgtctctcttagtaatttttcatctaaaagtgattttgagtagtataatccaaacaacatttattttactataatctattttgacataaagattaccaaacataaatcacgttaacacaaacttacttttcatcaaaattaagtttgcaaaatcaattctatGCAGACTCCCgtttgcaaactgtaatccaaacacacacagaGAAGCATGTCTCTCTTTTGTTGGTCCATACTATACACGTAACATTCTTTTGTTGGTCCTGCATACAGAGAAAATCAGGTTTAATTGGAATTCAAGGaagattttatttcataatttgatGAACGGTGATCAGTGCCTTTATTTGGATGATGAATTTGACATGATAGCTGATGATCCAAAATTCAATTAAGTTTGCCAAACAAGGAAATATTCTGGTTAGTATTGAGAAGCATGTCTgtctatttgtttatttttttacattctgGTATTGAAGTTTTTTATTGTTGGG
Encoded here:
- the LOC112750027 gene encoding putative disease resistance protein RGA4; translation: MATALLGIVIGNLQNFVQNELATICGVESHTVKLCSNLNSIHAVLQDAEEKQITERAVKLWLQKLSDAAYVLDDILDECSIESNRLVLKAHVMCFACFHPRIILFRRDIGRRMKEITKRFHEIDEERRKFELRAGVAEREQEDDQWRQTSSVRTEQHLYGRDQDRDEILKFLLSHSGNSDELSVYPIVGIGGLGKTTLAQWIFNDDCVIKHFDLRIWVCISNDFNIMRILQSIVESITLQNPNLSTLESMQKKVQEMLLRKRYLLVLDDAWNEDQEEWKKLKCMLQCGSGVRGSVILVTTRNESVASIMETCSIHRLLPLSENDNWSLFKHHAFGNNEESAELEKIGKEIVKKCVGSPLASKVLGSLLRNKSEKQQWLGIKESKIWNISGGDAIMRALRISYFNLKLSLRQCFSFCAIYPEDFRILKEELIHLWMANGLIKSEGNLEVEHVGNDVWDELCQRSFFEEVKVDLFGNVTFKIHDLFHELAQSIVGEECKVSKSANLSNLSSRLHHISLVGLDGESKFNMGAFKKVESLRTFIEFDSFVLFNSHGLPPFNSLRALSMSSMQLSALKSLTHLRYLNICNSLIITLPECISMLRKLQVLKLYSCFYLRSLPKHLTCLQDLRHLSIQRCPSLVSMPSKIGTLKCLKTLSTFIVDSKAGSSIAELRDLNLGGKLHIKGLENVLSESDARAANLISKKNLNRLYLSWGNNNADSEKVLNGLEPHSNLKSFGMKGYGGTQLAPWLRNTSLLSSLVSVTFHHCKSCKQLPPLGKLPHLTYLSICGMEGVEHINDDSYEGFEEKAFKSLKKLMLHGLPNFISMLKDEGAEMLPNLLEVSISSVPKFKLPCLPSVKNLEIQDMASFPVEIVHNLDHVETLCVEYFPKLKALPDVLCSLSLLQTLEIGYCDELEFFSENVLQGLNSLRALSIHRYKKLKSLSEGVRHLTYLQCLDIAYCPELVAVPSSVNVLTTLHHVTIIGGDHNRVLPKGLQGIPSLQTLSLYNVDSLPEWLGDMTSLQELRISYCPELKSLPSSFGQLTNLHKLLIEKSPMLEKRCKRITGEDWQHIAHISELKLVSGHRRTFCEKIRFNWNSRKILFHNLMNGDQCLYLDDEFDMIADDPKFN